One genomic segment of Arthrobacter sp. JZ12 includes these proteins:
- a CDS encoding ABC transporter ATP-binding protein, translated as MSISYGRQRTVHDVSFALRPGTVTALIGPNGSGKSTLLRTIARLHQADAGSVTTSDGEDLTALSPKQFARRITLLAQSRPVPAGITVREVVEFGRHPHRSRWSGNDARGAAIVAHAMELTRTAELSDRPVSALSGGQLQRVWLASCLAQDTGILLLDEPTTYLDLRYQVEILDVVRDLAAHHGVTVGVVLHDLDQAAAIADHVVLLESGAIRAQGTPVDVMTAENLSSAYGVRVDVTVTGGTVHTRAIGRHNAVGHASEPVLQAS; from the coding sequence ATGAGCATCTCCTACGGCCGGCAGCGCACCGTGCATGACGTGTCATTCGCTCTCCGTCCGGGCACGGTCACCGCCCTGATCGGGCCCAATGGAAGTGGGAAGTCCACGCTTCTGCGCACCATCGCACGGCTGCACCAAGCCGATGCGGGGAGCGTCACGACGAGCGACGGTGAAGATCTCACCGCCCTCTCGCCGAAGCAGTTCGCCCGCAGGATTACGCTCCTGGCCCAGAGCCGCCCGGTACCGGCGGGCATCACGGTCCGCGAGGTCGTCGAGTTCGGACGCCACCCCCACCGAAGCCGGTGGAGCGGCAACGACGCACGTGGAGCCGCCATCGTGGCCCACGCCATGGAACTGACCCGCACTGCCGAGCTGTCCGACCGCCCGGTGTCAGCGCTTTCGGGCGGGCAACTGCAGCGGGTATGGCTGGCGAGCTGCCTTGCACAGGACACCGGAATCCTGTTGCTCGACGAGCCCACCACCTATCTGGACCTGCGCTACCAGGTGGAGATCCTCGACGTTGTGCGGGACCTGGCAGCCCACCACGGGGTGACAGTCGGCGTCGTCCTCCACGATCTGGACCAGGCGGCGGCGATAGCCGACCACGTGGTGCTCCTCGAAAGCGGTGCCATCCGCGCCCAGGGCACGCCCGTCGACGTGATGACCGCAGAGAACCTGTCGTCCGCATACGGCGTCCGTGTGGATGTCACCGTCACCGGAGGAACAGTCCACACCCGCGCCATCGGGCGGCACAACGCCGTCGGCCATGCATCCGAGCCGGTACTGCAGGCTTCCTGA
- a CDS encoding YdeI/OmpD-associated family protein has translation MAADLPELLLPGASQWRTWLEENHSGSPGVWLVLHKKGGTVTTLTYAQALDEALCFGWIDGQTRKRDAESSFQRFTPRGPRSIWSLRNVGHIARLEEEGKMHDAGRAAVELAKADGRWERAYAGPATAVVPDDLAAAIAANPDAQAMFDVLTSQNRYALLFRLSQLKTEVGRKKRIESFVDMLARHETPYPQKRKP, from the coding sequence ATGGCTGCTGACCTGCCCGAACTCCTGCTGCCCGGTGCATCGCAATGGCGGACGTGGCTTGAGGAGAACCACTCCGGTTCTCCGGGAGTCTGGCTTGTCCTCCACAAAAAGGGCGGCACGGTCACCACACTGACCTACGCCCAGGCCCTCGATGAAGCGCTGTGCTTCGGCTGGATCGACGGTCAGACCCGCAAGCGCGACGCCGAGAGCAGCTTCCAGCGTTTCACGCCCCGTGGACCGCGCAGCATCTGGTCATTGCGCAACGTCGGGCACATTGCGCGTTTGGAGGAGGAGGGGAAGATGCACGACGCCGGACGGGCCGCCGTCGAGCTGGCGAAGGCTGACGGGCGGTGGGAGCGTGCCTATGCCGGGCCGGCCACCGCCGTCGTGCCGGATGATCTGGCCGCAGCGATTGCGGCGAATCCGGACGCCCAGGCGATGTTCGATGTCCTGACCTCCCAGAACCGGTACGCGCTGCTCTTCCGGCTGAGCCAGCTCAAGACGGAGGTGGGCCGGAAAAAACGGATCGAGTCCTTCGTCGATATGCTGGCCCGGCACGAAACTCCCTACCCGCAAAAGCGGAAGCCCTGA
- a CDS encoding tryptophan-rich sensory protein translates to MNADRIRQSGVTLSFLLCIIGSAIGSGAAGGTPITEAAGGALSSDATLLAPAGPAFGIWSIIYAGLGAYTVFQWLPSQKSSHRQRRLGWWVAASMLLNAAWILSIQADLLVWSVPVIAVLLAVLAVLFLRYTSLKSSSRIDAVITDGKLGLYLGWVCVAVCANITAALVAAGFTGFGLPAGFWAVAVLAVVAVVGSLLALHGNGRLAVAAAIAWGLAWIVVGRTAGAPESTTAAVAAGAAAAVVVLTTAAVRVRRLSRPAVTHQSATP, encoded by the coding sequence ATGAATGCAGACCGCATCCGACAGTCCGGGGTGACCCTGTCCTTTCTGCTCTGCATCATCGGCTCGGCAATCGGATCCGGCGCTGCCGGCGGCACACCCATAACCGAAGCAGCTGGTGGGGCACTCAGTTCTGACGCCACCCTGTTGGCGCCGGCCGGTCCTGCCTTCGGCATCTGGAGCATCATCTACGCGGGCCTGGGCGCGTACACCGTCTTCCAATGGCTCCCCTCCCAGAAATCATCACACCGGCAGCGACGTCTCGGCTGGTGGGTGGCCGCGTCGATGCTTCTCAACGCGGCCTGGATCCTGTCCATTCAGGCGGATCTACTCGTCTGGAGCGTCCCGGTGATCGCGGTGTTGCTGGCAGTGCTGGCCGTGCTTTTCCTCCGATACACGTCGCTGAAGTCCTCCTCCCGAATCGACGCCGTGATCACGGACGGCAAGCTCGGCCTCTACCTCGGCTGGGTATGCGTGGCAGTCTGCGCAAACATCACCGCGGCCCTCGTTGCCGCCGGGTTCACCGGTTTCGGCCTGCCTGCCGGGTTCTGGGCCGTGGCCGTCCTCGCAGTGGTCGCCGTAGTCGGCAGCCTGCTCGCGCTACACGGAAACGGCAGGCTGGCGGTCGCGGCTGCTATCGCCTGGGGCCTGGCATGGATTGTTGTTGGCCGCACCGCGGGCGCGCCGGAATCGACGACGGCGGCTGTCGCAGCAGGCGCTGCAGCCGCCGTCGTAGTTCTGACGACGGCGGCGGTGAGAGTGCGACGCTTGTCCCGCCCGGCGGTGACGCATCAGTCAGCGACGCCGTAA
- a CDS encoding iron-siderophore ABC transporter substrate-binding protein, whose protein sequence is MKQSKILAALAAVSMLALSACGTTEEAIGSSEETTAASGESITVTDGRGKEVVLDGPAERVAGTEWNVVENVVSLGVMPVGAADIEGYNTWVSSAPLDETVTDIGVRGEPSIDTLVSLEPDVVLVTDQLVEGAIEQIEKTVPVIVVPGGDSSDNIGQMFENLDLIAKVTGTEDKAAELRENFESKLEEGRAAIEEAGLAGTPVAFSDAYVDAGSVSVRPFAEGSLVSDVLTGLGFENAWELEGDPVYGLAQTDVEGLTALPEDTLFWYLTNDSFGDAYQDELKDNDIWKSLPFVEAGNVHRFPDSIWMFGGPTSMEQIVDAAVEAATAAEPTK, encoded by the coding sequence ATGAAACAGTCCAAGATTCTTGCTGCCCTGGCGGCGGTCTCCATGCTCGCGTTGTCCGCCTGCGGAACCACCGAAGAAGCCATCGGCAGCAGCGAGGAAACCACCGCCGCGTCCGGTGAGTCCATCACCGTCACCGATGGACGGGGCAAGGAAGTGGTGCTCGACGGGCCGGCGGAGCGCGTTGCCGGCACCGAGTGGAACGTCGTCGAGAACGTGGTGTCGCTGGGCGTCATGCCCGTAGGTGCAGCAGACATCGAGGGGTACAACACCTGGGTCAGCTCGGCACCGCTCGATGAGACGGTCACCGACATCGGTGTCCGCGGTGAACCGAGCATCGACACGCTGGTCTCCCTCGAACCGGACGTTGTACTGGTAACCGACCAGCTCGTCGAAGGCGCAATCGAGCAGATCGAGAAGACGGTCCCCGTGATCGTGGTTCCGGGCGGGGACTCCTCCGACAACATCGGGCAAATGTTCGAGAACCTCGACCTGATCGCCAAGGTCACCGGCACCGAGGACAAGGCCGCCGAGCTCAGGGAGAACTTCGAGTCCAAGCTCGAAGAGGGACGCGCCGCGATCGAGGAGGCCGGTCTCGCCGGGACCCCGGTAGCCTTCTCCGACGCCTACGTGGACGCCGGCAGCGTGTCCGTCCGCCCCTTCGCCGAGGGTTCGCTGGTCTCGGACGTACTCACCGGGCTGGGATTCGAGAACGCTTGGGAGCTTGAGGGTGATCCGGTGTACGGCCTTGCCCAGACCGACGTCGAAGGCCTCACCGCCCTGCCCGAGGACACCCTCTTCTGGTACCTCACCAACGACTCCTTCGGAGACGCCTACCAGGACGAGCTGAAGGACAACGACATCTGGAAGTCGCTGCCCTTCGTCGAGGCCGGCAATGTGCACCGCTTCCCGGACTCCATCTGGATGTTCGGTGGACCGACCTCCATGGAGCAGATTGTGGATGCGGCTGTTGAAGCCGCTACCGCTGCTGAACCCACGAAGTAG
- a CDS encoding DinB family protein, whose amino-acid sequence MPESIQPNSVQPINVQPIDTEPPLAGPEPAMLLGFLERQRATFAWKTAGLDEAGLRARLAPSSMSIGGMLKHLARFEDDMSTEWLDGQAQLPPWNEVDWDADRDWDWRTADEDQPDQLYHQWQHAVVRARGRFAEALLEGGLDRQGTAPGPEVELPSLRYILLNMIEEYARHNGHADLIRESIDGLVGQDPPGQDPPG is encoded by the coding sequence ATGCCCGAATCAATCCAGCCCAACTCAGTTCAGCCCATCAATGTCCAGCCCATCGACACCGAGCCGCCCCTCGCCGGGCCGGAACCGGCGATGCTGCTCGGCTTCCTTGAGCGGCAGCGGGCGACCTTCGCGTGGAAGACAGCAGGACTGGACGAGGCAGGCCTGCGGGCGCGGCTGGCGCCGTCGTCTATGAGCATCGGCGGCATGTTGAAGCACCTCGCGCGCTTCGAGGACGACATGTCCACCGAGTGGCTGGACGGCCAGGCGCAACTGCCGCCCTGGAACGAGGTGGACTGGGACGCGGACCGGGATTGGGACTGGCGCACTGCGGATGAGGATCAGCCGGATCAGCTGTACCACCAGTGGCAGCACGCTGTTGTGCGTGCCCGCGGGCGGTTCGCCGAGGCGCTGCTGGAGGGCGGACTGGACCGGCAGGGCACGGCTCCCGGGCCGGAGGTCGAATTGCCGAGCCTGCGCTACATCCTGCTGAACATGATTGAGGAGTACGCACGCCACAACGGCCACGCCGATCTCATCCGCGAGTCGATCGACGGCCTGGTGGGCCAGGATCCGCCCGGGCAGGATCCGCCCGGCTAA
- a CDS encoding iron chelate uptake ABC transporter family permease subunit has translation MRTSGPTREARSASLRAVRAGTGVVVVGVLAVLLVGAAIAGILLGDTKLLLGDVANWLSGQAGPVVSSVLDARFPRVGAALLAGASLALAGTAIQAVSRNPLAEPSIIGVSGGAGIGAIVVITFVPLAGFWMTAGAAGIGAAVTAAVVFGLALRGGLQTDRFVLVGIGVSAAAMAAITLLIVLTDPWNEVKALTWLSGSTYGRSMEHLIPMTVALLLTVPVIWSFHRTQDLLSLDEDTPRLLGIAVPRSRLILLVCAVLLTGSAVAGIGVVGFVGLVAPHAARALVGSRHRLAIPASILLGALLVCAGDLIGRTAIAPAQLPAGLLTALLGAPYFVWLLFRSRLSR, from the coding sequence ATGCGCACCTCCGGTCCCACCCGCGAGGCACGGTCCGCCTCGCTGCGCGCAGTGCGGGCGGGCACCGGCGTCGTTGTTGTCGGCGTGCTGGCCGTGCTGCTGGTCGGTGCGGCCATCGCAGGAATCCTCCTTGGCGACACCAAGCTGCTCCTCGGCGACGTGGCGAACTGGCTCTCCGGGCAGGCAGGCCCCGTGGTCTCCAGCGTCCTGGACGCCCGATTCCCGCGGGTGGGTGCGGCCCTGCTGGCAGGGGCGTCGCTGGCGCTGGCCGGAACCGCGATCCAGGCCGTGAGCCGCAACCCGCTCGCCGAACCATCGATCATCGGGGTGTCCGGAGGTGCGGGAATCGGCGCGATTGTTGTCATCACCTTCGTCCCGCTGGCCGGGTTCTGGATGACCGCAGGAGCGGCGGGAATCGGCGCGGCGGTTACTGCCGCCGTCGTTTTCGGCCTGGCTCTTCGGGGCGGTCTGCAGACTGACCGGTTTGTCCTGGTGGGAATCGGCGTCTCCGCCGCGGCCATGGCGGCAATCACCCTGCTCATCGTCCTGACCGACCCGTGGAACGAGGTGAAGGCGCTGACCTGGCTGTCGGGGTCCACCTACGGTCGCTCCATGGAGCACCTAATCCCCATGACGGTGGCGCTGCTGCTGACCGTGCCGGTGATCTGGTCGTTTCACCGAACTCAGGATCTGCTCTCGCTCGACGAAGACACCCCGCGCCTGCTCGGCATAGCGGTACCGCGGTCCCGGCTGATCCTGCTGGTGTGCGCGGTCCTGTTGACGGGTTCGGCCGTGGCCGGGATCGGTGTGGTCGGGTTCGTTGGCCTGGTGGCGCCGCATGCCGCACGGGCGCTCGTCGGCTCGCGGCACCGGTTGGCCATCCCAGCATCCATTCTGCTCGGGGCCCTGCTGGTCTGCGCCGGTGACCTCATCGGACGGACCGCGATCGCTCCGGCCCAGCTGCCGGCCGGTCTGCTGACTGCGCTGCTCGGGGCCCCGTACTTCGTGTGGCTGCTGTTCCGTAGTCGGCTCAGCCGCTGA